The DNA segment CCCGCCGTGCCCGCCTCCCCCAAGTACGTGATCGTGATCCCCGACGGCGCGGCCGACGAGCCGTTCGAGGCCCTCGGCGGTAAGACGGCCCTCCAGGCGGCGAACCTCCCGGCGATGGACCGCGTGGCCTCGGAGGGGATCGTGGGTCGCTCGCGGAACGTCGCCGATCGCTTCCTGCCCGGCAGCGACGTCGCCACCCTCAGCCTCTTCGGCTACGACTCGGAGAAGTACTACACCGGCCGCGCCCCGCTGGAAGCCGCCGCGATGGGCGTCACGCTCGGCCCCGACGATTGGGCCGTGCGCTGCAACCTGATGACGATCGCCGACGGCCGCCTGTCCGACTTCACCGCCGGGCACATCACCAGCGAGGAGGGGGGCTCGATCATGGCGACCCTCCAGCAGGAGTTGGGTCGGCCGGACGTCGAGTTCCACGCGGGCGTCAGCTACCGCAATCTGATGATCTATCGCGGCAAGCCCGGCGCGACCGTCTTCACCAGGGAAACGAAGACCGTTCCGCCTCACGACCACCCCGACGAGCCGGCCGCGAACTACCTCCCCAAAGGACCCGGCGCCGACCTGCTCATCGACCTGATGAAGCGGGCCGAGCCGATCCTGGCGAACCACCCGGTCAACCTCGCGCGGATCGCCCAGGGGAAGAAGCCCGCCAGCGCCATCTGGCTCTGGGGCCAGGGCGAGGCCCCGCACATGCCGCCGTTTCGCGAGCTGCACGGCCTCAAGGGGGCGATCATCTCGGCCGTCGACCTGGTGCGCGGCGTCGGCGTGCTGGCCGGCTGGGACCGAATCGACGTCCCGACCGCCACCGGCTACCTGGACACGGATTACGTCGCCAAGGGGAAGGCCGGGATCGAGGCCCTCCGCGACCACGACGTCGTCTGCGTCCACATCGAGGCCCCCGACGAGGCCAGCCACGAAGGCCGCGCCGATGCCAAGGTCGAGGCCCTCGAACGCATCGACGGCGACATCGTGGCCCCGATCGTCGACGCTCTCAAGTCGTACGAGCAGTGGCGGATCTTGATCTCCCCCGACCACTCCACCCTGCTCCGCACCCGGGCCCATGACCGGGCCCCCGTCGCCTGGACGATCGCCGGGACGAACATCCCCGCCAGCGGCCTCCGCTACGACGAACAGCACGCCCTCGACGGCGGCGGCGCGTTCTTCGACCAGGGCTGGCGGCTGATGGAGAAGTTCCTCGACCTGAAGTGGTCCGGCCGCTGATCCCTCGAAACCTGTCCCAAAAGTGCTGGGACGGGGCGACAAACGGCCTTCCCCCCTCGCGGGGGAAGGTGGCCCGCAGGGCCGGATGAGGGGGGATCGGCGTTGCTATGAGAACCAACCGCCGGATGCGTCTGCGACGGCGGTCGTCCCCCTCATCTGACCGCTGCGCGGTCTGTCTTCCCCCTCGAGGGGGGAAGACCCTCGAATTGCACCTTCGCTTATGCGACGGCTTCTCAAACACCCCTCCAGGGACCCGTGACGAAGTCGCCTTCGAACATGGTGGCCGCCACGGGCTCTTCCGATTCCAGCAGCAGGAGATACGGATCTTGCTCGTCGCGATCGGGAAGCGGGACGACGGCCAGGTCGGCGGACTTGCCGGGGCGGAGCGAGCCGGCGGTGGTCTCGGCGCGGAGGGCCCAGGCGCCGAACAGCGTCGCCATGGTCAGCAGCAGCTCGCCGGAGAGCGAGCCGTCGCGGGCGTGGAGGAACCGCATCTCGTCGAGGACGCTCAGCGACGGGCTCGACGCCAGGCTGTCCGTCCCCAGGCAGACGATCGCCCCGCGTTCCAACAGCGCCCGGTAGGGGTGGGCGTCGTGGCCGAACCGGGCGTTGGTCCTCGGGCAGAAGGCGACGGCCACGCGATGGCCGTTCGTCGAAGCCTCCGGCCGAAGCTGCCAGAAATCCTGAGGGTCGATGTACGTCCCGTGGGCGATCAGCCAGTCGGCGTCGCGGAGGTCCCCCTTGCGGATGTACTCCGACGGCCGCGAGCCGATCGGCTCCCACTCGTCGTCCCACGCGCCGAGGTCTTCGAGAAACCGCCGCAGGGGACCGTCGCGAGTCTCCAGGAGTTGGAGTTCCTCGGGCATCTCGGCCAGGTGGGTCGTCAACGGCAGCCGGCTCGACGCGGCGTTGTGGTAGAGCCAGCCCGCCGTGCTGTAAGGAGCGTGGGGGGAAAGCCCCGGGCGTGCGTTGGCGGCCACCTGCGCCTCGGGATTGATCGAGCCCAACCAGCGCCAGGCCGCATCATTCGTCTGCAGCCCTCGATGACGTTTCAGCCCGACGACCTCCGCGAAGACCACCGCACGCGTCGGGGCCTTGGCGATCGCGTCCCAGCTCAGGCCGGCGGTCGTGATGTCGGCCACGGTCGTCGTCCCGGCGGCAATCGACGCGGCCAGGTTGCGGTCGACGGCCTCGCGGTAAGACTCGGGCGCGACGGAACGGCGGTGGGCCATCACCTTGGAGAGCCAGGCGACCTCGTTCTCAACGGCCCTGGGATTCCGCCCTGCGTCGTCCGGCAGACCGGAAAGCTCCAGGTGGGTGTGCGCGTTGACCAGCCCGGGGATCACGGCGACGTCCCCCAGGTCGAGGTCGGCCTGCCGCTCGCTCGCCGGGCCGACCCAGGCGACTCGGCCGCCGTCGATCGCCACGACGCCGTCCTCGATCGGCGGCCGCTCGACGGGAAAAACGTACCGCGCCCGGAGGCTGAACGTCCCGCGTCTCATCCGGCCCCCTCGATCTTCGGACGGTCGAACCTCCAGAGATACAGGAAGAGAGCCGCCGCCGACGCCGCTGCAACGATCACCCAGGGGAACTGGTAAAGACCATGCTCGGCGTCGCGATAGACGGCCCCCGCCGCCCCCATACGCTTGAGGAGCCCGACCCACGCCCCCAGCGCGACGGCGAAG comes from the Paludisphaera rhizosphaerae genome and includes:
- a CDS encoding cofactor-independent phosphoglycerate mutase, which translates into the protein MPASPKYVIVIPDGAADEPFEALGGKTALQAANLPAMDRVASEGIVGRSRNVADRFLPGSDVATLSLFGYDSEKYYTGRAPLEAAAMGVTLGPDDWAVRCNLMTIADGRLSDFTAGHITSEEGGSIMATLQQELGRPDVEFHAGVSYRNLMIYRGKPGATVFTRETKTVPPHDHPDEPAANYLPKGPGADLLIDLMKRAEPILANHPVNLARIAQGKKPASAIWLWGQGEAPHMPPFRELHGLKGAIISAVDLVRGVGVLAGWDRIDVPTATGYLDTDYVAKGKAGIEALRDHDVVCVHIEAPDEASHEGRADAKVEALERIDGDIVAPIVDALKSYEQWRILISPDHSTLLRTRAHDRAPVAWTIAGTNIPASGLRYDEQHALDGGGAFFDQGWRLMEKFLDLKWSGR
- a CDS encoding amidohydrolase family protein, with product MRRGTFSLRARYVFPVERPPIEDGVVAIDGGRVAWVGPASERQADLDLGDVAVIPGLVNAHTHLELSGLPDDAGRNPRAVENEVAWLSKVMAHRRSVAPESYREAVDRNLAASIAAGTTTVADITTAGLSWDAIAKAPTRAVVFAEVVGLKRHRGLQTNDAAWRWLGSINPEAQVAANARPGLSPHAPYSTAGWLYHNAASSRLPLTTHLAEMPEELQLLETRDGPLRRFLEDLGAWDDEWEPIGSRPSEYIRKGDLRDADWLIAHGTYIDPQDFWQLRPEASTNGHRVAVAFCPRTNARFGHDAHPYRALLERGAIVCLGTDSLASSPSLSVLDEMRFLHARDGSLSGELLLTMATLFGAWALRAETTAGSLRPGKSADLAVVPLPDRDEQDPYLLLLESEEPVAATMFEGDFVTGPWRGV